The following are encoded in a window of Roseivirga misakiensis genomic DNA:
- a CDS encoding citrate synthase: MSNTAEIKVGGQTYELPVVEGSEQEQAIDISKLRGQSGVITIDPGFKNTGSTTSAITFLDGEKGILRYRGYSIEDLAEKSNFLEVSFLLIYGHLPSKEEYTRFVESITKHTLVHEDVKKILEGFPSTAHPMGVLSSLVCAQTAFYPESLDPNRSSDEVDMSIIRLIAKMPTFAAWSYKNQIGQPVNYPDNKQNYASNFLKMMFANPAEQYEVDPVVANALDKLLILHADHEQNCSTATVRVVGSSHASMYASISAGINALWGPLHGGANQAVIEMLENIKQDGGDTKKWMAKAKDKNDPFRLMGFGHRVYKNFDPRAKIIKKAADDVLEKLGVKDPVLDIAKGLEEEALRDPYFVERKLYPNVDFYSGIIYRALGIPTDMFTVMFAMGRLPGWIAQWKEMRENKEPIGRPRQVYTGANERPYVGMSDR, from the coding sequence ATGTCAAATACTGCAGAGATCAAGGTTGGAGGACAAACTTACGAACTACCGGTTGTAGAAGGTTCTGAACAAGAACAAGCCATCGATATTTCGAAGCTCCGAGGCCAAAGTGGTGTTATTACCATTGACCCAGGTTTTAAAAACACGGGTTCAACTACGAGTGCTATTACGTTCTTGGATGGTGAGAAAGGTATATTAAGGTACAGAGGTTATTCAATTGAAGATTTGGCTGAGAAGTCAAACTTTCTAGAAGTATCCTTTCTATTGATATATGGACACCTTCCGTCAAAAGAAGAGTATACAAGGTTCGTAGAAAGCATAACAAAGCATACGCTTGTTCATGAGGACGTAAAGAAGATTTTAGAAGGCTTTCCTTCTACTGCGCATCCAATGGGTGTTTTATCTTCATTAGTTTGTGCTCAAACAGCTTTCTATCCTGAATCACTTGATCCTAATAGATCGTCTGACGAAGTTGACATGAGCATCATCCGTTTGATCGCTAAAATGCCAACGTTCGCTGCATGGTCCTATAAGAATCAAATCGGACAGCCAGTAAACTACCCGGATAACAAACAAAACTATGCTTCGAATTTCTTGAAGATGATGTTTGCGAACCCTGCTGAGCAGTATGAGGTAGATCCTGTAGTGGCAAATGCATTAGATAAATTATTAATCTTACATGCCGATCACGAGCAAAACTGTTCTACTGCAACTGTAAGAGTTGTTGGTTCGTCTCATGCGAGCATGTATGCTTCTATTTCTGCTGGAATCAATGCACTTTGGGGACCACTTCATGGTGGAGCAAACCAAGCAGTGATTGAGATGCTTGAAAACATTAAACAAGATGGCGGTGACACTAAAAAGTGGATGGCCAAGGCAAAGGACAAGAACGATCCTTTCCGTTTAATGGGCTTTGGACACAGAGTTTACAAGAACTTTGACCCTAGGGCTAAAATCATCAAAAAAGCTGCTGACGATGTGTTAGAGAAATTGGGTGTGAAGGATCCGGTACTCGATATTGCCAAAGGTTTAGAAGAAGAAGCACTGAGAGATCCATACTTTGTAGAAAGAAAGCTTTATCCTAATGTAGATTTTTACTCTGGTATTATCTACAGGGCCTTAGGTATTCCTACTGATATGTTCACTGTAATGTTCGCCATGGGTAGACTTCCGGGTTGGATTGCTCAATGGAAAGAAATGAGAGAGAATAAAGAGCCAATTGGTCGCCCAAGACAAGTATATACTGGCGCCAACGAAAGGCCATATGTTGGAATGTCCGACAGATAA
- a CDS encoding protein-L-isoaspartate(D-aspartate) O-methyltransferase, translated as MEDSYRHKGMRRQLVKVLQKKGITDQRILEIIGKIPRHFFFENALVEHAYEDKAFPIGAGQTISQPYTVAFQTELLQIKPGEKVLEIGTGSGYQAMVLVDMGADLYTIEYQKVLYERTKSFLPKLGYQPNFFFGDGSKGLSRFAPFDKIIVTAGAPTVPDALIDQLNIGGCLVIPVGNQKTQQMLRVTKTDKDKIRNEVFHDFKFVPLLGSDGWK; from the coding sequence ATGGAAGATAGTTACAGACATAAAGGTATGCGCCGCCAATTGGTGAAAGTGCTGCAAAAAAAGGGCATAACAGACCAACGCATACTCGAAATTATCGGTAAAATACCTCGACACTTTTTCTTTGAAAATGCACTTGTAGAACATGCCTATGAGGATAAAGCTTTTCCAATTGGTGCAGGGCAAACCATATCACAACCTTACACCGTAGCCTTTCAAACAGAACTACTTCAGATAAAACCGGGAGAAAAAGTCCTAGAAATAGGTACAGGCTCAGGGTATCAAGCCATGGTTTTAGTAGATATGGGGGCCGATTTGTACACTATTGAATATCAAAAGGTTCTCTATGAAAGAACTAAGAGTTTTCTTCCGAAACTTGGGTATCAACCAAATTTCTTTTTCGGTGATGGTTCTAAGGGATTAAGCCGTTTTGCCCCTTTTGACAAGATTATAGTAACTGCCGGCGCACCGACCGTACCAGATGCGCTTATAGACCAATTAAATATTGGTGGATGTCTCGTAATTCCCGTCGGGAATCAAAAAACACAGCAGATGCTTCGCGTAACCAAAACTGACAAGGATAAGATAAGAAACGAGGTATTTCATGATTTCAAGTTCGTTCCCCTACTTGGTTCGGATGGGTGGAAATAA
- a CDS encoding Gfo/Idh/MocA family protein — protein sequence MLKIGVLGAGHLGKIHIKCIKDIPEYELVGFYDPVAENAASVSEAFGIPSFDTIEALLSAVDLVDIVTPTLSHFECAEKALKAGKHVFIEKPVTNTVEEAEKLIELSEKMGLKMQVGHVERFNPAFVAAQPYLKQPMFIETHRLAQFNPRGLDVPVVLDLMIHDIDVILKAVGSEVEKISASGVNVVADTPDIANARLEFANGCVANLTTSRIAVKNMRKSRFFQKDAYVAVDFLEKKSEIVRMQEATGNEGAFSMVLDLGEGKGKKEIIFENPKVLETNAIREELYTFHQAIVNDTEPIVTIKDGYKALKVAYGVLDEIKANLKKIG from the coding sequence ATGCTCAAAATAGGCGTACTCGGAGCCGGACATCTCGGCAAAATCCACATCAAATGCATCAAAGATATTCCTGAATATGAATTGGTTGGGTTTTACGATCCTGTAGCCGAAAATGCAGCTAGTGTTTCAGAAGCCTTCGGCATTCCGAGCTTTGATACAATTGAGGCGCTCCTAAGTGCAGTGGACTTGGTAGATATTGTTACGCCTACTCTTTCTCATTTTGAATGTGCAGAAAAAGCGCTCAAAGCTGGCAAGCATGTCTTTATAGAAAAACCTGTTACCAATACGGTTGAAGAGGCTGAAAAACTGATCGAATTATCTGAAAAGATGGGACTCAAAATGCAGGTTGGCCATGTAGAGCGATTCAACCCTGCTTTTGTAGCTGCACAGCCCTATTTAAAGCAACCCATGTTTATTGAGACCCATAGGTTAGCACAATTCAACCCGCGTGGCTTAGACGTACCTGTGGTTCTAGACCTGATGATTCACGATATCGACGTAATTCTAAAAGCTGTTGGTTCGGAAGTCGAGAAAATCTCAGCTAGTGGTGTAAACGTGGTGGCCGATACGCCTGATATTGCCAATGCAAGATTAGAGTTTGCCAATGGCTGCGTCGCCAACCTTACCACCAGCCGTATAGCGGTTAAAAACATGCGTAAATCACGTTTTTTCCAAAAAGACGCTTATGTGGCCGTAGATTTTCTAGAGAAAAAATCCGAAATCGTCAGGATGCAGGAGGCTACAGGAAATGAAGGTGCATTTTCTATGGTTTTAGATTTAGGTGAAGGAAAAGGTAAAAAGGAGATCATTTTTGAAAACCCGAAGGTATTGGAGACCAATGCCATAAGAGAAGAGCTTTATACCTTCCACCAAGCGATCGTGAACGATACGGAACCAATAGTAACTATAAAAGACGGCTACAAGGCCTTAAAAGTGGCTTATGGTGTCTTGGATGAGATAAAGGCCAACTTGAAAAAAATAGGATAA
- a CDS encoding NAD(P)-dependent oxidoreductase, giving the protein MKLLLLGATGRTGKHILTEALAKNYQVTCLSRNAHRLPHHVGLTIIEGDPLDEEVLTEAISGCDAIINALNISRTSDFPWAKLRTPKNYLSDVMRQLAPIAGANSVDRLVVCSAWGVAETSDDIPGWFKWFIDHSNIGVAYSDHEKQERIITDSKLKWTIVRPVGLTNGKKQESAKVSVNNQPKPSILISRKTVAKFMVDALANDALIGQKVVISKA; this is encoded by the coding sequence ATGAAACTACTACTACTAGGCGCAACTGGTCGGACAGGCAAACATATTTTAACCGAAGCACTGGCAAAAAACTATCAAGTCACCTGCCTATCCAGAAATGCTCATCGGCTTCCACATCATGTTGGTTTAACCATAATTGAGGGTGATCCATTAGATGAAGAAGTATTGACCGAAGCTATATCTGGTTGTGATGCCATTATTAATGCACTGAATATCTCAAGAACCTCTGACTTCCCTTGGGCCAAACTTCGAACGCCTAAAAATTACCTCTCTGATGTCATGAGGCAATTGGCACCTATTGCTGGAGCTAATTCGGTTGATCGCTTGGTAGTCTGCTCCGCTTGGGGAGTTGCTGAAACAAGTGATGACATACCCGGATGGTTTAAATGGTTTATTGACCACAGTAATATCGGTGTGGCCTATTCTGATCATGAAAAGCAAGAACGAATCATTACAGATTCTAAATTAAAATGGACTATCGTTCGCCCCGTTGGTCTCACGAACGGCAAAAAACAGGAAAGTGCCAAGGTTTCGGTGAATAATCAGCCCAAACCAAGTATTCTTATCAGCCGAAAAACGGTAGCCAAGTTTATGGTCGATGCATTAGCAAATGATGCCTTGATAGGCCAGAAAGTCGTGATCTCTAAAGCATAG
- a CDS encoding acyl-CoA thioesterase codes for MAKQTKNPSASCVTMTELVLPNDTNTLNKLMGGRLMHWMDIVSAIAAQKHSNRIVVTASADNISFRHPIELGDVVTLEAKVTRAFSSSMEVSVKVFAENIPSGTKSQSHSAFFTFVAVDQGGRPIDVPELIPETDEEKEMYDGALRRRQLRLVLAKRMDPADASELKSIFDVQA; via the coding sequence ATGGCAAAGCAGACCAAGAACCCAAGCGCATCGTGTGTTACTATGACCGAGCTAGTACTCCCAAACGACACAAATACTCTGAATAAATTAATGGGTGGTAGATTGATGCATTGGATGGACATTGTTTCTGCCATAGCCGCTCAAAAGCACTCTAACAGGATAGTAGTCACCGCTTCTGCGGATAATATTTCTTTCAGACACCCTATTGAACTGGGTGATGTAGTTACCCTTGAGGCCAAGGTAACAAGGGCCTTCAGCTCTTCTATGGAAGTTTCTGTCAAAGTATTTGCTGAAAACATACCATCAGGCACCAAATCTCAGAGTCATAGTGCATTCTTTACTTTTGTTGCTGTGGATCAGGGTGGTAGACCGATAGACGTACCTGAATTAATTCCAGAAACCGATGAAGAAAAAGAAATGTATGATGGTGCCTTACGCCGAAGACAACTGAGACTTGTTTTAGCCAAGCGTATGGATCCTGCAGATGCTTCTGAATTAAAAAGTATTTTTGACGTTCAGGCCTAG
- a CDS encoding DUF4345 domain-containing protein encodes MRKTATIKKNIHLIISLTIVVPFAFVYGLNPESILPNYFDFEVNNVDLKHFFRAIMGLYLAIATSWVFGIIKPSFWKSATIINLIFMFGLAFGRIVSLAFDGIPSQILIRAIALELILGFFALYQLRKYGKDQTLQYQ; translated from the coding sequence ATGCGTAAAACTGCAACTATTAAGAAGAACATTCATTTAATCATCTCCTTGACAATAGTCGTACCTTTTGCCTTTGTTTATGGCCTTAATCCAGAATCGATTCTCCCCAATTACTTTGATTTTGAGGTAAATAACGTTGACCTCAAACATTTTTTTCGAGCAATTATGGGACTATATCTTGCCATAGCTACTAGTTGGGTATTTGGTATTATAAAACCCTCCTTTTGGAAAAGTGCCACCATAATCAATTTGATCTTTATGTTTGGACTAGCATTTGGTAGAATAGTTAGCCTTGCCTTCGATGGTATTCCCTCACAAATTTTGATTAGGGCAATAGCGTTAGAATTAATACTGGGCTTCTTTGCCCTCTATCAATTAAGAAAATACGGGAAAGATCAAACTCTTCAATATCAGTGA
- a CDS encoding o-succinylbenzoate synthase translates to MKVQFQVVPHLLKFRFEAGTSRGSFTEKETWFIKAKNGNTVGIGEASPLKGLSDDYCTDYEEKLKAILDAIAVLEIPETPLEVLDFVKENVSSDFPSIRFGLETALLDLTQGGNHLIFDTDFYQGNYRMPINGLIWMGDESFMREQVAEKLKAGFNTIKMKVGAINFDRELSILEAIRAEYSANEITLRVDANGAFHAHDVEEKLMQLAALDIHSIEQPVAIGQSELMAKLCASGVLPIALDEELIGVHELAEKEQLLRGINPQYIILKPSLVGGIQSCIEWIDIAESMNIGWWMTSMLESNVGLNAIAQFTAQYKPTLPQGLGTGQLYHNNIASPLEIRKGELLYNSPLDWQSI, encoded by the coding sequence ATGAAAGTTCAATTTCAAGTTGTCCCACATCTATTGAAGTTCCGCTTTGAAGCGGGTACATCTAGGGGCTCTTTTACTGAAAAGGAAACTTGGTTTATTAAAGCGAAAAATGGAAATACGGTTGGGATAGGCGAGGCAAGCCCACTCAAAGGACTTAGCGATGACTACTGTACCGATTATGAGGAAAAACTTAAAGCGATCTTAGATGCTATTGCTGTTTTAGAAATACCTGAAACGCCATTAGAAGTTTTGGATTTCGTAAAAGAAAATGTCTCCTCTGATTTTCCTTCAATCCGCTTTGGATTAGAAACAGCCCTTCTTGATTTAACACAAGGGGGGAACCACCTAATTTTCGATACCGATTTCTATCAAGGAAATTACCGCATGCCGATCAATGGGCTGATTTGGATGGGCGATGAGTCATTTATGCGCGAACAAGTGGCGGAAAAGCTTAAAGCAGGCTTCAATACTATTAAGATGAAGGTTGGTGCTATAAATTTCGATCGAGAATTAAGTATTCTAGAGGCTATCAGAGCAGAATATTCTGCGAATGAAATTACATTACGGGTTGATGCCAACGGCGCTTTTCATGCCCATGATGTTGAAGAAAAACTGATGCAATTGGCCGCTTTGGATATTCATTCCATTGAGCAACCTGTAGCCATAGGACAGTCGGAGTTAATGGCTAAGTTGTGTGCTTCGGGTGTTCTTCCCATAGCGCTAGACGAAGAATTAATTGGCGTTCATGAATTAGCGGAAAAAGAGCAGTTATTGCGGGGTATTAATCCTCAGTATATCATTCTTAAACCATCGCTTGTCGGAGGAATTCAATCCTGTATAGAATGGATCGACATCGCTGAAAGCATGAATATCGGTTGGTGGATGACATCAATGTTGGAGTCTAATGTTGGCCTAAATGCTATTGCGCAGTTTACCGCCCAGTATAAACCAACGCTACCACAGGGATTAGGCACTGGACAGCTTTACCACAACAATATTGCATCACCACTAGAAATTAGAAAAGGTGAGTTACTCTACAATTCACCTCTAGATTGGCAAAGCATTTAA
- a CDS encoding prohibitin family protein: protein MDNRKLLPIVVITIIALIVVVGLSSSIFYTIQSNERAVIFKKFAGGLDKEDIKQPGFHLKSPWNDLYVYDVSENQAEETMDVLEKNGLSIQVDISVRFHPMYDKIGEIHETFTRDYVNRLVVPEVRSTVRQVMGRFTAEEIYSTKRSEVEQAIISETGEVLGNENNNIQMKALLIRSINLPEKIKTAIESKLQQEQEALAYRFRLDREKSEAERKRIAAEGESNANKIINNSLTPALLKMRGIEATLKLAESTNSKVVVIGQGKDGLPLILGNN, encoded by the coding sequence ATGGATAACAGAAAATTATTACCCATTGTCGTGATTACAATTATTGCATTGATTGTAGTTGTTGGATTATCATCAAGCATTTTCTACACGATTCAATCGAACGAACGTGCTGTCATATTCAAAAAGTTTGCAGGAGGTCTTGACAAAGAAGACATTAAACAACCTGGCTTTCATTTAAAGTCCCCCTGGAACGACCTTTATGTATATGATGTCTCTGAAAATCAGGCAGAAGAAACGATGGACGTTTTAGAAAAAAATGGTTTATCAATCCAAGTAGATATTTCGGTACGTTTTCACCCGATGTATGATAAAATTGGTGAGATACACGAAACTTTTACCAGAGACTATGTAAACAGGCTAGTTGTTCCCGAAGTAAGATCTACTGTAAGGCAAGTGATGGGTCGATTTACGGCTGAAGAAATTTACTCGACAAAACGTTCAGAAGTAGAACAAGCCATCATTTCAGAAACTGGAGAAGTTCTAGGAAATGAGAACAACAATATTCAAATGAAAGCACTATTGATCCGTTCTATCAACCTTCCAGAAAAAATTAAGACAGCTATCGAAAGTAAACTGCAACAAGAGCAAGAAGCACTTGCCTATAGGTTTCGTTTGGATAGAGAAAAGAGTGAGGCTGAAAGAAAGCGTATCGCTGCCGAAGGTGAATCTAATGCTAACAAGATCATTAACAACAGTTTAACCCCTGCTCTTCTTAAAATGAGAGGTATAGAAGCGACACTAAAACTTGCTGAATCTACAAATTCTAAAGTAGTTGTGATCGGTCAGGGTAAAGACGGCCTTCCACTTATTTTAGGCAATAATTAA
- a CDS encoding riboflavin synthase, with protein MFTGIIETTGEVVSIEKEGTNIHFDIKSSVSAELKIDQSIAHNGTCLTVVKVVDDIHQVTAIDETIQKTNLGDWEIGTIVNLERCMIANGRFDGHVVQGHVDQIGTVTGIAEQDGSWLFDFSYDPELGNVTVEKGSICVNGTSLTCFNSEEGKFRIAIIPYTYEFTNFNQLKLGDKVNLEFDIIGKYVKRLLGKS; from the coding sequence ATGTTCACAGGTATTATTGAAACAACAGGTGAGGTAGTTTCCATTGAAAAAGAGGGGACAAATATTCACTTCGATATTAAAAGTTCGGTGAGTGCTGAACTGAAAATTGACCAAAGTATAGCACACAATGGTACTTGCCTTACGGTGGTTAAAGTAGTAGATGATATACATCAGGTCACAGCGATCGACGAGACCATACAGAAGACTAACTTGGGCGATTGGGAAATTGGCACAATTGTCAATTTAGAGCGCTGTATGATCGCTAACGGACGATTTGATGGTCATGTTGTGCAAGGTCATGTGGATCAAATTGGTACAGTTACGGGAATCGCCGAGCAAGATGGAAGTTGGCTGTTCGATTTCTCTTATGATCCCGAACTAGGCAATGTAACGGTAGAAAAAGGGTCAATTTGCGTGAATGGAACTAGTTTGACTTGCTTTAATTCCGAAGAAGGAAAGTTCCGTATTGCGATTATTCCTTACACCTATGAATTCACAAATTTCAATCAATTGAAATTGGGCGACAAAGTCAATCTGGAATTTGATATTATTGGAAAATACGTGAAACGACTGTTGGGCAAATCATGA
- the lpxB gene encoding lipid-A-disaccharide synthase — protein MKYYIIAGEASGDMHAANMMKQLKLRDPDAYFRVWGGDNMAKEAQELAKHIRETSFMGVFAVVSHLKTIKANFTFCEEDIMAYKPDVLILIDNSGFNLRIAKFVKNSNLPTRIFYYILPQAWAWKRKRVHTIQGWTDRRFSILPFEPKFYESYGYKVDYVGHPILDAIAQRKPALLDKNEFLEKNELSDKPIIALLPGSRKREIRTKLPKMLRVVKHFPDYQFVVAGSETMEQSLYDAYTSQQVKVIFGQTYDILNNAKAALVTSGTATLETALFKVPQVVCYKPGLVTFYVLKGVISINHICMVNLILDRRAVTELIESDLNEQRMTKELKAILAPEARNRILTDYEELETKLGGVGASKRVAELMIEDLKAISAS, from the coding sequence ATGAAGTACTACATCATAGCAGGAGAGGCCTCTGGCGATATGCATGCCGCAAATATGATGAAGCAGTTAAAGCTTCGTGACCCCGACGCTTATTTTAGAGTTTGGGGTGGAGATAATATGGCGAAAGAAGCTCAAGAACTCGCTAAACATATTCGTGAGACATCCTTTATGGGAGTTTTTGCTGTAGTTAGTCATTTAAAAACCATCAAGGCCAATTTTACATTCTGTGAAGAAGATATTATGGCTTATAAACCCGATGTTTTAATCTTAATAGATAACTCTGGTTTCAATTTGAGAATCGCCAAATTCGTTAAGAATTCAAATCTTCCAACACGTATTTTCTATTATATCCTTCCACAAGCCTGGGCTTGGAAAAGAAAACGGGTGCATACGATTCAAGGTTGGACGGATCGACGGTTTTCTATTTTACCCTTTGAACCGAAATTCTATGAATCTTATGGTTATAAAGTCGACTATGTTGGGCACCCAATTTTAGATGCTATCGCTCAACGAAAACCAGCTTTATTAGATAAAAACGAGTTCTTGGAAAAAAATGAACTTTCAGATAAGCCTATCATTGCGCTATTGCCGGGAAGTCGTAAAAGGGAGATTAGAACTAAGCTGCCAAAGATGCTCCGTGTTGTGAAACACTTTCCTGATTATCAATTTGTTGTAGCTGGATCGGAAACGATGGAGCAATCACTTTATGATGCTTATACAAGTCAACAGGTTAAAGTAATTTTTGGTCAGACTTATGATATTTTGAATAATGCAAAAGCTGCACTAGTAACTTCTGGTACAGCCACCTTAGAAACTGCTTTGTTCAAAGTGCCTCAAGTAGTCTGTTACAAGCCAGGTTTAGTCACTTTCTATGTTTTAAAAGGGGTCATCAGCATAAACCATATTTGTATGGTTAACCTAATTCTAGATAGGAGGGCGGTAACCGAGTTGATTGAATCAGACTTGAATGAACAACGAATGACCAAGGAGTTAAAGGCCATTCTAGCACCTGAGGCTCGAAATAGAATTCTTACCGATTACGAAGAACTTGAAACTAAGTTAGGTGGCGTTGGTGCTTCAAAACGAGTAGCGGAATTGATGATAGAAGACTTGAAAGCTATTTCAGCGTCTTAA
- a CDS encoding helix-turn-helix domain-containing protein: MRLDQFPDIRWLQQQSKSNFRDAKGVNNTRLPTSGWPNVVLNTRSYGAERNDIKGPFSLFLNISGNSLVKVNRKEVRLTDDNLCLTNQGDYYDLIIPEGDVTETFNIHFGEKLFNEVLSVETTPFESLLDTPFQKRDLNYGLHFRSIWKDEDVNCQINRLRYFYKNSSASQDQEYNLLAGLLSTMLRQHSKNSKNSVDLLALKKSTQTELMERISRSVDYIHTCYKESISLDKLASIACLSKYHYLRTFKMIYNCTPQQMIASLRFKKAKSALLNSNTSIVEIAPSLGFSEIASFTRFFTKHAGLSPKAFRQNN; this comes from the coding sequence ATGCGCTTAGATCAATTTCCGGATATCAGATGGTTGCAACAGCAATCTAAATCGAATTTTCGCGACGCTAAAGGCGTGAATAATACGCGACTTCCTACCAGCGGCTGGCCCAATGTTGTGCTCAATACGCGTTCTTATGGAGCAGAAAGAAATGACATTAAAGGTCCATTTAGTCTTTTCTTAAATATTTCGGGCAACAGTCTTGTCAAAGTAAATCGAAAGGAAGTTAGGTTAACTGATGATAATCTGTGCTTGACCAATCAAGGTGATTATTATGATCTGATTATTCCTGAGGGAGACGTCACTGAAACCTTCAACATTCATTTTGGTGAAAAGCTTTTCAACGAAGTCTTAAGCGTCGAAACTACTCCCTTCGAATCCCTTTTGGATACCCCATTTCAGAAGCGCGACTTAAATTATGGACTTCATTTCCGCTCAATTTGGAAAGACGAAGATGTGAATTGTCAAATAAATAGGCTCCGCTACTTTTATAAAAACTCCTCTGCAAGCCAAGACCAAGAATACAATCTACTAGCAGGCTTACTTTCTACTATGCTTAGACAGCACAGCAAGAATTCTAAGAACTCTGTTGATTTACTGGCGCTAAAGAAGTCTACCCAGACCGAGTTAATGGAAAGAATTAGCAGATCTGTCGACTATATACATACCTGCTACAAAGAAAGCATCAGTTTAGATAAATTAGCGTCTATCGCTTGCCTATCGAAGTATCATTATTTGAGAACATTTAAAATGATTTACAACTGTACACCGCAGCAAATGATCGCCAGTTTAAGGTTTAAGAAAGCTAAATCTGCTTTGCTAAATTCCAACACATCCATTGTAGAGATAGCACCAAGCCTCGGCTTCAGTGAAATTGCCTCATTCACAAGATTCTTTACCAAACACGCTGGTCTGTCACCAAAAGCCTTCCGCCAGAACAATTAG
- a CDS encoding nuclear transport factor 2 family protein — translation MEQKFPLPPFTLATAKVKIQAAEDGWNSQDPIKVSMAYTEDTEWRNRDQFINGRPEVQAFLKEKWRNERNYKLKKSYWAHNENRIAVRFEYEFQDENGQWFRAYGNENWEFDENGLMKKRYASINDLKINESDRRL, via the coding sequence ATGGAGCAAAAATTCCCACTTCCCCCTTTCACCTTAGCAACCGCTAAGGTGAAAATTCAAGCAGCCGAGGATGGCTGGAATTCACAAGACCCCATAAAGGTTTCTATGGCTTATACTGAAGATACTGAATGGCGAAATAGAGATCAATTCATCAATGGAAGGCCTGAAGTGCAGGCATTTTTAAAGGAAAAATGGCGAAATGAGCGAAACTACAAGCTTAAGAAATCCTATTGGGCGCATAACGAAAATCGAATCGCAGTTCGTTTTGAATATGAATTTCAGGATGAAAATGGACAATGGTTCCGTGCTTATGGAAATGAAAACTGGGAATTCGATGAAAACGGATTAATGAAAAAGCGCTATGCCAGCATAAATGATTTGAAGATTAATGAATCTGATCGCAGATTATAG